Proteins from a genomic interval of Calditrichota bacterium:
- a CDS encoding T9SS type A sorting domain-containing protein: MKKAMTVAQSLALLASLGVAGQGLQAQLWDLQAVRIARDCYAVDSVDSSTVFFCGVEKSSGKPAVFRSTDGGMTWAIFPWNDWGIYDLSAVDSLHIWAVNIHRIYHSVDGGRSWEVQFDASSDTTVTKFLDYIEMFDALHGVAVGDAPASAPLAVLVTEDGGKTWVSRNRSYFLGAWLSDLWRGVQFVSPAVGFGRFACRTVPVDSFFLQKTTTGGAAWSPLPIRADKVNVVRFFDEQIGLAAWKGDSPIYLTRDGGATWTAHEPALGERWFQDLEFLPGDPSTVFAALAPTDWGNPRDVLAVSNDTGKTWTALPTPSIGCPRDIDMADAAHGWVVGDGGVLRIRAAASRVVSGGPRPTPASFVLHAIRPNPFSGSASISFELPEPQRVTIEIFNVCGQKVAVLADGQAFPAGRHSLLFRDPGLPSGLYLCRVSVGAELVSRRIALLK, encoded by the coding sequence ATGAAGAAAGCCATGACAGTGGCGCAGTCACTTGCCTTGCTGGCTTCTCTGGGAGTCGCAGGGCAGGGTTTGCAGGCGCAGCTGTGGGATCTTCAAGCGGTGAGGATTGCTCGCGACTGTTACGCGGTCGATTCGGTTGACAGTAGCACGGTCTTTTTCTGCGGCGTGGAAAAGAGCAGCGGTAAGCCTGCCGTGTTTCGCTCAACAGATGGAGGCATGACCTGGGCGATCTTTCCGTGGAACGACTGGGGCATTTATGATCTTTCGGCGGTGGACTCGTTGCATATTTGGGCAGTCAATATTCATCGCATCTATCACAGCGTAGACGGAGGTCGGAGCTGGGAGGTGCAGTTTGACGCCTCCTCAGATACAACGGTCACGAAATTTCTGGACTACATCGAGATGTTCGATGCGCTGCATGGCGTGGCCGTGGGAGATGCGCCGGCCAGCGCCCCTTTGGCGGTTTTGGTGACAGAGGACGGAGGTAAAACTTGGGTGTCGCGCAACCGGTCCTACTTCCTGGGTGCCTGGCTGAGCGACCTGTGGCGCGGGGTGCAGTTCGTGTCCCCAGCCGTCGGCTTCGGACGCTTCGCCTGCCGCACAGTACCCGTGGATAGCTTCTTCCTGCAGAAGACCACAACGGGGGGTGCTGCGTGGAGTCCGCTCCCCATTCGCGCTGACAAGGTCAATGTAGTCCGATTTTTCGATGAGCAGATAGGTTTGGCCGCGTGGAAGGGCGACAGCCCGATCTACTTGACAAGGGATGGCGGCGCGACCTGGACCGCTCATGAGCCCGCCCTTGGAGAGAGGTGGTTTCAGGATCTGGAATTCCTACCGGGCGATCCTTCCACGGTGTTCGCTGCGTTGGCCCCTACCGATTGGGGTAACCCAAGAGATGTGCTTGCGGTCAGCAACGACACAGGAAAGACCTGGACCGCTCTGCCTACACCTTCCATCGGCTGTCCCAGGGACATCGACATGGCTGATGCGGCGCATGGGTGGGTTGTGGGCGATGGCGGGGTGCTGCGCATAAGGGCGGCGGCAAGCCGTGTAGTTTCCGGGGGCCCCCGACCCACCCCGGCCTCCTTTGTTCTCCACGCGATTCGGCCAAATCCCTTCAGCGGCAGCGCCTCCATCAGTTTTGAGTTGCCGGAGCCGCAGCGGGTCACCATAGAAATCTTCAACGTGTGCGGGCAGAAAGTCGCCGTGCTTGCGGATGGTCAGGCTTTCCCTGCTGGGCGGCACAGCCTGCTGTTTCGCGACCCGGGGCTCCCCAGTGGTCTGTACCTGTGCCGCGTGAGTGTCGGAGCCGAGCTGGTCTCGCGTCGTATCGCACTCTTGAAGTGA